Within the uncultured Draconibacterium sp. genome, the region TTGCTAAAAGAAAAAAAGATATCTTGCGTTTAAACCAATAGCAAATGAAACGAGCATGAGAAAGGCTTTCACAGGCGATCTATTAAAAGCATGCGAGTTCCATCTTATTCTGATGAAAACAAACAATTTTAATAAGAAAAATCGCCCTCTTTTTGTATATGGCGTTTTAATGCTTTTTGTTTTAGCAAGTTGTAATACGCTATATAATACAAAAACTATTGATATCGAAATTGTTGAGCCATCAACGATGAGTGTTGCCTCAAAATTCAGAAATATTGCTGTTCAGTACAACAATGTTAACTGCTCGCCAAACAAGTATTTAAACCAGTACGAAGAATTTGGGAAGCAAAAAACGGAAGAAGAAAACTCGGACAGCATTGCCTCGCATATTTATTTTGAACACTTTATTTCGGAGATAAACAACCAGGCATTTTTCGATACGTTATTTGCCTTGAACGAGCGCAATTATTCAACAAGCAGAATTGCTGACACAATTAATTACGCACCCTATTTTCGCGAAGATTCAGCAACACGTATAACAATGTCGCCCCAACAAATTAACGTGCTAAATTCAAGCTATTTTCTGAAAAGCAATACAACACCGGTTCGTCCAAAAACCGATTCACTGATGATACATCAGCAATTTGGATTGTACACTCTCAAGCAACTTCAAAATATTCGCAATAACACCGGCGCCGACCTGTTACTTTCGCTCGATTATTTTGGAGCAAGTGATGGCCGTTATTTCGATCGTCGCTTAGAAATAGGTAACGAGCAGGTTACCAACTGGACACAGTGGAGCTTTTACGATCTAATTGACATGGAATATGTGTTGGCATATTCGAAACTCGACACGATTAGTTGGATGGAGTATTCGCTTAGCCAGAATAAAGCGTCTGACGTTTTACCTCCCCGCACCGACGCCATTTATAATGCAGCAGAAATATCGGCAGAGAATTTTGCGCGAACAATTGCTCCTCACTGGGTGCAGGTACAGCGAATGTATTACTCTTCAGGACATGTGGAGCTGCAACAAGTCGACGAACTCGTTCAGAACGGCCAATGGCTCGCTGCAGCCGAGCTATGGAACAAACAGCTTAAAAACAAAAATCAGAACATTGTTGCAAAATGTATGTACAACCTTGGTTTGGCTTGCGAAATGGAAGGTGACCTGGAAGCTGCTTTGGGATGGGTAGTTGAATCGTATCATATTTTCGGGCCAAAGAATGAACTTCATGCAGAAAATTGTATGGAGTACATAAGGGTATTGAGTACCCGGCAAGCCGACATAAAATTACTAAAGCGGCAATTTAGAGATCAGTAAGTTTCGAATTAGAAATGGGTTAAAAGAAAAGAGGGAAACCACTGTTTCCCTCCATATTTAACCAAAAATCACAACATGAAAATATTGTTGTTTAAATTTAGAACTTATTGTTGTAAAGTTCCAAATTCAAACTTATGTTTTAAAAAAGGAATTTAGCTTTTTAACATTTTAATCCCGTCAGAAACGAAAGTTATCAATCGTTTTTTATACAATCCGCCAATCGCCTTTTTAAAGTTTTTCTTACTAATACCAAACATGGCTTTTATCATTTCCGGCGATGATTTATCCGACACGGCCATAAAACCATTATTTGCTTCTAACTCCGCCAAAATCTTTTCCGAAATAGCATCAACTTTTTCGTAACCAGGCTCCTCCAGCATCAAATCGATCTTTTCATCGCTTCTTATTTTAGCAATGTAGCCTTTTGTTTGGCTGCCAATTTCCAACGTACGAAATACCTGGTTTTTATAAAGCATTCCGGTGTGCTCCAGATTCACAATCGCTTTATAACCGAGATCTGTTTCTTCCAAAATAATCAGGCTAACCTCCTGACCGTTGGTATATTCAGGTGGTGTATTATCCAGAAACTTATGCAGCTTTGCCGAGGCCACAACGCGATTTGTCAATAGGTCGAGATAAATGTATACCCAGTAACTGTTTCCTTCCTGCATTTTAATGCGCTGTTCGCTAAACGGAACCAACAAATCTTTTGCCAGTCCCCAATCGAGAAATGCGCCAAATTTGGCTGTAGCTTTTACGGTTAAACGGGCAAACTCTCCAACCATTGCCAAAGGCTTCTCGGTTGTGGCAACTAAGC harbors:
- a CDS encoding DUF6340 family protein, translated to MRKAFTGDLLKACEFHLILMKTNNFNKKNRPLFVYGVLMLFVLASCNTLYNTKTIDIEIVEPSTMSVASKFRNIAVQYNNVNCSPNKYLNQYEEFGKQKTEEENSDSIASHIYFEHFISEINNQAFFDTLFALNERNYSTSRIADTINYAPYFREDSATRITMSPQQINVLNSSYFLKSNTTPVRPKTDSLMIHQQFGLYTLKQLQNIRNNTGADLLLSLDYFGASDGRYFDRRLEIGNEQVTNWTQWSFYDLIDMEYVLAYSKLDTISWMEYSLSQNKASDVLPPRTDAIYNAAEISAENFARTIAPHWVQVQRMYYSSGHVELQQVDELVQNGQWLAAAELWNKQLKNKNQNIVAKCMYNLGLACEMEGDLEAALGWVVESYHIFGPKNELHAENCMEYIRVLSTRQADIKLLKRQFRDQ
- a CDS encoding S1-like domain-containing RNA-binding protein, with the protein product MAEIGKFNTLEILRETDNGVYLDGGEHGEILMPRKYVEEEMKEQGTAEVFVYTDSEDRLVATTEKPLAMVGEFARLTVKATAKFGAFLDWGLAKDLLVPFSEQRIKMQEGNSYWVYIYLDLLTNRVVASAKLHKFLDNTPPEYTNGQEVSLIILEETDLGYKAIVNLEHTGMLYKNQVFRTLEIGSQTKGYIAKIRSDEKIDLMLEEPGYEKVDAISEKILAELEANNGFMAVSDKSSPEMIKAMFGISKKNFKKAIGGLYKKRLITFVSDGIKMLKS